From Endozoicomonas sp. 8E, the proteins below share one genomic window:
- a CDS encoding F-box/WD repeat-containing protein has translation MLYAAKESGIVGSSSTPTKLARLEGGAPCVSVGKSVAIPDREIKKTVLLHDLPEELTIKIIRLLELRDVARLQQVSTHINRVIKNDHALAKAWYKRFPSLHQYQLKKILPANDKEQLRSWLRPFTKDETLIESLIKSRKSVYFSALFHFTRTGLMSRCRTFNLGTKDTISNNWVISEAISADGCHLVAFGCDRKKVQVYGQEVDGSWLRKVTIAHDDSIDSATFSGDGSHVVTLSSSGYKAKIHGQKADGSWEEKATISHDDYINSASFSPDSCYVLTASNDNTAKIYGQSVDGSWQQKLTISHNDWINSACFSADSHHLVTVSCDNTAKIYGQKVCGSWGEVATISHNDWVTSATFSPDNRHVVTVGEDFRAKICRFKGDGSWEEKGTISHDFWVSSVTFSADGCRVVTTSNDFTAKIFALKTGGSWEEEMTIYHDLEVTSATFSPNGCYVITISDDNKVKICGPRVDGSWEEKVTISHYGYINSASFSADGRGVVTASEDGTAKIYGLKADESWREDVTIFHTSSVNSASFSPDGRHVVTASKDRAAIIYGQEVDGSWVKKAVIVQNGSIDSATFSNDGHHVMTTCYFAPVDQLLKKYTLSAFPQPTSPPPLQGTVSGQSLIST, from the coding sequence ATGCTTTATGCTGCTAAAGAATCAGGCATAGTAGGTTCATCCTCGACCCCAACCAAGCTCGCACGATTAGAGGGGGGGGCACCTTGTGTCAGTGTGGGTAAATCCGTCGCTATACCTGACAGAGAAATTAAGAAAACAGTTTTATTGCACGATTTGCCCGAGGAATTAACCATCAAAATTATTCGCTTGTTGGAACTTCGGGATGTTGCCCGTTTACAACAGGTATCGACTCACATAAACAGGGTTATTAAAAACGATCATGCTCTGGCAAAGGCATGGTATAAAAGGTTTCCTTCATTACATCAATATCAACTTAAGAAAATTCTTCCTGCCAATGATAAAGAACAACTTCGTAGTTGGCTGCGACCCTTTACCAAGGATGAAACATTAATTGAATCACTCATAAAAAGCCGGAAGAGCGTTTATTTTTCGGCTTTGTTCCATTTCACCAGAACTGGGCTCATGTCTCGGTGTAGAACATTTAATTTAGGTACAAAAGACACCATTTCAAATAATTGGGTCATTTCAGAAGCCATCAGCGCCGATGGCTGCCATTTGGTGGCGTTCGGTTGTGATCGTAAAAAGGTACAAGTATATGGTCAGGAGGTCGACGGGTCATGGTTAAGAAAAGTGACCATTGCCCATGATGACTCTATCGACTCAGCCACCTTCAGTGGCGATGGTAGCCATGTGGTGACCCTCAGCAGTTCGGGTTACAAGGCAAAAATCCACGGTCAGAAAGCCGATGGTTCATGGGAAGAAAAAGCGACCATTTCCCACGATGATTACATCAACTCAGCCTCTTTCAGCCCGGATAGCTGCTATGTGTTAACCGCCAGTAACGATAACACGGCAAAAATCTATGGTCAGAGCGTCGATGGCTCATGGCAACAAAAACTCACCATTTCCCATAATGATTGGATCAACTCAGCCTGTTTCAGTGCGGATAGCCACCATCTGGTGACTGTCAGTTGCGATAACACGGCAAAAATTTATGGTCAGAAGGTCTGTGGATCATGGGGAGAAGTAGCCACCATTTCTCATAATGATTGGGTCACCTCAGCCACCTTTAGCCCCGATAACCGCCATGTGGTGACCGTCGGCGAAGATTTCAGGGCCAAAATCTGCCGTTTTAAGGGCGACGGATCATGGGAAGAAAAAGGCACCATTTCCCACGATTTCTGGGTCAGCTCGGTCACTTTCAGTGCTGATGGTTGCAGAGTGGTGACCACCAGTAACGATTTCACAGCGAAAATCTTTGCTCTCAAGACGGGTGGGTCATGGGAAGAAGAAATGACCATTTACCACGATCTCGAGGTCACCTCAGCCACCTTCAGCCCCAATGGCTGCTATGTAATCACCATCAGTGACGATAACAAGGTGAAAATCTGTGGTCCCAGGGTGGATGGTTCATGGGAAGAAAAAGTCACCATCTCCCACTATGGCTATATTAACTCAGCCAGCTTCAGCGCCGATGGGCGCGGTGTGGTGACCGCCAGTGAAGATGGAACGGCAAAAATCTATGGTCTGAAGGCCGATGAATCATGGAGGGAAGACGTCACCATTTTCCATACCTCCTCGGTCAACTCGGCCTCCTTTAGCCCCGATGGTCGCCACGTGGTGACCGCCAGTAAAGATCGAGCAGCAATAATCTATGGTCAGGAGGTTGACGGATCATGGGTCAAAAAAGCCGTCATTGTACAGAATGGTTCGATTGACTCAGCTACTTTTAGCAATGACGGTCACCATGTAATGACTACCTGTTATTTTGCACCCGTTGACCAGCTGCTAAAGAAGTATACGCTCAGTGCTTTTCCACAACCCACAAGTCCACCACCTCTGCAGGGGACAGTTTCGGGACAAAGCTTGATAAGTACCTAA
- a CDS encoding F-box/WD repeat-containing protein, with the protein MTPNANNVGLVDSPLLPPVSTSLGEEASGVSVGRSVAVPEKEIEKTALLHDLPEELTLKIFRFLELRDIVSLQQVSTHLNRFIKNEHVLEKTWYRRFSLPLQYQLKKNLPVEDKEQLRNWLRPFTKDQALVESLIKHREAVYFPALFHFAKARLMSQCEKYNVDTEAVIAHEDGVNSATFSADGSHLVTASDDATAIIYGHRAGGSWTKKGVISHQDFVKSAIFSADGCHVVTASWDCTAKIYSQINGTWEEKLTISHDGDLCSVTFSVCGRHLVTASNDNTAKICVQGDDGTWEEKLTISHDDWVDFAVFSANSRHLVTASRDNTARIYGQEVDGSWVKKITIFHDLRINSVTFSADSHRVVTASNDGTVKIYGQKDDGSWEEETIISHDCLVKSATFSADDRHLVTASEDYTAKICGLKDDGSWGEEAVISHNRYVNSAAFSPNSCHVVTTSHDNTAKIFSKKDDESWEEKRTIFHDNYVSSATFSPDSRHLVTASNDGMARIFGLKTDGSWVGKAIISHLSAVKSATFSAVGPLVVTTSTDGTAKIYGQDINGFWVEKAVVAHRGLAKSTALNANGHHLVSPFHYNELRIYKLSMKT; encoded by the coding sequence ATGACCCCTAACGCTAATAACGTTGGCTTAGTCGATTCACCCTTGTTACCTCCTGTGAGCACTTCATTGGGGGAAGAAGCATCGGGTGTCAGTGTGGGCAGGTCCGTCGCTGTGCCTGAAAAAGAAATAGAGAAAACCGCTTTATTACACGATTTGCCCGAGGAATTAACCCTCAAAATTTTTCGTTTTCTGGAACTTCGGGATATTGTCAGCTTGCAACAGGTGTCTACTCACCTTAACAGGTTTATTAAAAACGAACATGTTCTGGAAAAGACATGGTATCGCCGGTTTTCTTTACCACTCCAATATCAATTGAAGAAAAACCTTCCTGTTGAGGATAAAGAACAGCTCCGAAATTGGCTGAGACCGTTTACGAAGGATCAAGCGTTAGTCGAATCACTCATAAAACACCGAGAGGCCGTTTATTTTCCTGCCCTTTTCCATTTCGCCAAAGCCCGGCTGATGTCTCAATGCGAAAAGTATAATGTCGATACAGAGGCCGTTATTGCTCATGAAGACGGGGTGAACTCAGCCACCTTCAGCGCCGATGGAAGCCACCTGGTGACGGCCAGTGACGATGCAACGGCGATAATCTATGGCCACAGGGCCGGTGGATCATGGACAAAAAAAGGCGTCATTTCCCATCAAGACTTTGTTAAATCTGCCATCTTCAGCGCCGATGGCTGCCATGTGGTGACCGCCAGTTGGGATTGTACGGCAAAAATCTATAGCCAAATCAATGGGACATGGGAAGAGAAGCTCACCATTTCCCATGATGGCGATTTGTGCTCAGTCACCTTCAGTGTCTGTGGCCGCCATTTGGTGACCGCCAGTAATGACAACACGGCGAAAATCTGTGTTCAGGGAGACGATGGCACATGGGAAGAAAAACTCACCATTTCCCATGATGATTGGGTCGACTTTGCCGTCTTCAGCGCCAATAGTCGTCATTTGGTGACCGCCAGTCGCGATAACACAGCAAGAATCTACGGTCAGGAAGTTGATGGATCATGGGTAAAAAAAATCACCATTTTTCATGACCTACGGATCAACTCAGTCACTTTCAGTGCCGATAGTCACCGTGTGGTGACAGCCTCCAACGATGGCACAGTGAAAATCTATGGTCAAAAGGACGATGGCTCATGGGAAGAGGAAACCATAATTTCCCATGATTGCCTTGTCAAATCAGCTACCTTTAGCGCCGATGACCGCCATTTGGTAACGGCCAGTGAGGATTACACGGCGAAAATCTGTGGTCTGAAGGACGATGGATCATGGGGAGAGGAAGCCGTCATTTCCCATAATCGCTATGTCAACTCAGCCGCCTTCAGCCCCAACAGCTGCCATGTGGTGACAACCAGTCACGATAACACGGCGAAAATCTTTAGTAAGAAGGACGACGAATCATGGGAAGAAAAACGCACTATTTTCCATGATAACTATGTCAGCTCTGCCACCTTTAGCCCCGATAGCCGCCATTTGGTGACGGCCAGTAACGATGGCATGGCGAGAATCTTCGGTCTGAAGACTGACGGATCCTGGGTCGGAAAGGCCATCATTTCTCATTTGAGTGCCGTCAAATCAGCCACCTTTAGCGCCGTTGGCCCCCTTGTGGTGACCACCAGTACAGATGGAACGGCAAAAATTTATGGTCAGGATATTAATGGATTTTGGGTAGAAAAAGCCGTTGTTGCCCATAGAGGTTTGGCCAAATCAACTGCCCTCAATGCCAATGGCCATCATTTGGTTTCGCCCTTTCACTATAACGAATTGAGAATTTATAAGCTCTCGATGAAAACTTGA
- a CDS encoding F-box/WD40 repeat-containing protein — MDTVNNKSVMVGSSSPPTRLPRLEREPSVVSAGRSIALPDEEIKKTASLHDLPEELTIKIIGLLEFRDIARLQQVSTHFYGVIKSNHVLAKAWYHRFSSPDQYQLKTSLPTKDKKRLRHWLRPFTKDKALVKSLIKKRKKTYFPALFYFTKARLMSECRVFKVVKKVIIAHDLMVNSASFSPDGRHLVTASSDKTAKIFSQKANRSWEEKGIVFHRDPVRSAIFSADSRHMATIGWERQIKIHDQKADGAWVHKLTISHNDTISSATFSADGRHLMISSWGNTAKICGLKDDGSWEEKLTISHDHSINLAIFSADGLHVVTVSRDKKAKIYGQKTDGSWVEEAIISHDYNVDLASFSADSRLVVTAGTGNKAQIHSRGTDSSWQKEATILHDNWVTSATFSIDGCRVVTASRDGKAKICGQRFNGSWEKEVTILHDNWVNSAGFSPDGRHVVTASKDGKAKICSQKDDGVWEKNLSVSHDDDVISATFSPDSRHMVTASKDGKAKICGQKTDGSWVEKAIISHKGEVKSATFSADGCHVLSISQDGTAKIYGHKTDGSWVEKVIISDKSPVKSVIFSNDGYHLAIISEDNKVRINKLKRNK; from the coding sequence ATGGATACTGTAAATAATAAATCCGTCATGGTTGGTTCATCCTCGCCCCCGACCAGGCTCCCACGATTGGAGCGAGAACCATCTGTTGTCAGTGCGGGCAGATCCATCGCTCTACCTGATGAAGAAATAAAGAAAACAGCTTCATTACACGATTTGCCCGAAGAATTAACCATCAAAATTATTGGCTTGTTGGAGTTTCGGGATATTGCCCGTTTACAGCAGGTATCTACTCACTTTTATGGGGTTATTAAAAGCAATCATGTTCTGGCAAAGGCCTGGTATCACCGGTTTTCTTCACCAGACCAATATCAATTAAAGACAAGCCTGCCCACAAAGGATAAAAAACGACTCCGTCACTGGCTGCGGCCATTTACGAAGGATAAAGCGTTAGTCAAATCGCTCATAAAAAAACGAAAGAAAACGTATTTTCCTGCTCTGTTCTATTTCACCAAAGCTCGACTGATGTCTGAATGCAGAGTATTTAAAGTCGTTAAAAAAGTCATCATTGCCCATGATCTTATGGTCAACTCAGCTAGCTTCAGTCCCGATGGCCGCCATTTGGTGACGGCCAGCAGCGATAAGACGGCGAAAATCTTTAGCCAGAAGGCTAACAGATCATGGGAAGAAAAAGGTATTGTTTTCCATCGGGACCCTGTCAGATCAGCGATCTTCAGCGCCGATAGCCGCCATATGGCGACCATCGGTTGGGAGAGGCAGATAAAAATCCATGATCAGAAAGCGGATGGGGCATGGGTACATAAACTCACCATTTCCCATAATGATACGATCAGCTCAGCTACCTTCAGCGCCGATGGTCGCCATTTAATGATCAGCAGTTGGGGCAACACGGCGAAAATCTGTGGCCTGAAGGACGATGGATCATGGGAAGAAAAACTCACCATTTCACATGATCATTCCATCAACTTAGCCATCTTCAGCGCCGATGGCCTTCATGTGGTGACCGTCAGTAGAGATAAAAAGGCGAAAATCTATGGTCAGAAGACTGATGGATCATGGGTAGAAGAAGCCATCATCTCCCATGATTACAATGTTGACTTAGCCAGCTTTAGCGCTGATAGCCGTCTTGTGGTGACCGCCGGTACAGGCAATAAGGCACAAATCCATAGCCGGGGGACTGATAGCTCATGGCAAAAAGAAGCCACCATTTTGCATGATAACTGGGTCACCTCAGCCACTTTCAGCATCGATGGTTGTCGTGTGGTGACCGCCAGTAGAGATGGCAAGGCAAAGATCTGTGGTCAGAGATTTAACGGCTCATGGGAAAAAGAAGTCACCATTTTGCATGATAATTGGGTCAACTCAGCCGGCTTTAGTCCCGATGGCCGCCATGTGGTGACTGCCAGTAAAGATGGTAAGGCGAAAATCTGTAGTCAGAAGGACGACGGAGTCTGGGAAAAAAATCTCAGCGTTTCCCATGATGACGATGTCATCTCAGCCACCTTCAGCCCCGATAGCCGCCATATGGTGACTGCCAGTAAGGATGGCAAGGCGAAAATCTGCGGACAGAAGACTGACGGGTCATGGGTCGAAAAAGCCATCATTTCCCATAAAGGTGAGGTCAAATCAGCTACCTTCAGTGCCGATGGCTGCCATGTGCTGAGCATCAGTCAGGATGGAACGGCAAAAATCTATGGTCACAAGACTGATGGATCTTGGGTTGAAAAAGTCATCATTTCCGATAAAAGTCCGGTCAAATCAGTCATTTTCAGCAACGATGGATACCACTTGGCGATCATCTCTGAGGATAACAAGGTGCGCATTAATAAACTAAAGAGGAATAAATGA
- a CDS encoding F-box/WD40 repeat-containing protein — protein MLSDANNAGIVGSSSTPNNLAQSEGESSGVSVGRTVAIPDTKIKKTVLLHDLPEELTIKIIRLLGFRDIARLQQVSTHLNRVIKNDFALAKKWYQRFPSLHQYQLKKILLATDKEQLRNWLRPFTKDEALIESIIEKRDNVYFSALFQFTRTVLMSQCKTFNLDTRATISNHCVDPKVFSADGRHVLTTDHNNKKAKLYGQEVDGSWAEKAIFPQNYWIRSGAFSGDGCHLVTFSGLENMVKIHGQIADGSWEEKASFSHDECVNSASFSPDGCHMVTASNDNTAKIYGLSGDGSWEHKLTLSHSGWVASACFSGDSHHLVTLGCDNTAKIYGQKTDGSWREVTTIFHDNWVTSAVFSPDDRYLVTVSNDKKAKILGFEVDGSWEEKVTISHDFWITSVTFSADSRRVVTTSHDYTAKIFGLKTGGSWEEEATISHHLSVKSAIFSPHGCYVMTIGDDNLVKICGLKPDGSWEEKITISHDNYIGSAAFSADGRRVVTASKDGTAKIYSLKIDGSWREETIISRYNWVSSASFSSDGRHVVTATVNGTVIIHGQQVDGSWVEKAMMLQDASIRSATFSTDGHHVLTTSAFAPVDLLLKKYTFSAFPRSISPPP, from the coding sequence ATGCTTTCTGATGCTAATAACGCAGGCATAGTCGGTTCATCATCGACCCCAAACAATCTGGCACAATCAGAGGGAGAGTCATCTGGTGTCAGTGTGGGTAGAACCGTGGCTATACCAGATACAAAAATTAAGAAAACCGTTTTATTACACGATTTACCCGAGGAATTAACCATAAAAATTATTCGCTTGTTGGGATTTCGGGATATTGCCCGTTTACAACAGGTGTCGACTCACTTAAACAGGGTTATTAAAAACGATTTTGCTCTGGCAAAGAAATGGTATCAACGGTTTCCTTCATTACATCAATATCAACTTAAGAAAATCCTTCTAGCCACGGATAAAGAACAGCTTCGTAACTGGCTGCGACCGTTTACGAAGGATGAAGCGTTAATTGAATCAATCATAGAAAAGCGAGATAACGTTTATTTTTCTGCTTTGTTCCAATTCACCAGAACTGTACTCATGTCTCAATGTAAGACGTTCAATTTAGATACAAGAGCGACCATTTCAAATCATTGCGTTGATCCAAAAGTCTTCAGCGCCGATGGCCGCCATGTGTTGACGACCGATCATAATAATAAGAAGGCGAAATTGTATGGGCAGGAGGTCGACGGTTCATGGGCAGAAAAAGCGATCTTTCCCCAGAATTACTGGATCCGCTCAGGCGCCTTTAGCGGAGATGGTTGTCATCTGGTGACCTTCAGTGGTCTTGAAAATATGGTGAAAATCCATGGACAGATAGCCGATGGCTCATGGGAAGAAAAAGCTAGCTTTTCCCATGATGAATGTGTCAACTCAGCCTCCTTCAGCCCGGACGGATGCCATATGGTAACCGCCAGTAACGATAACACGGCAAAAATCTACGGTCTGAGCGGCGATGGCTCATGGGAACATAAACTCACTCTTTCCCATAGTGGCTGGGTCGCCTCAGCCTGTTTTAGCGGCGATAGCCACCATCTTGTGACCCTCGGTTGCGATAACACGGCAAAAATCTATGGTCAGAAGACCGATGGGTCATGGAGAGAAGTAACCACCATTTTCCATGATAATTGGGTCACCTCAGCCGTCTTTAGTCCCGATGACCGCTATTTGGTGACCGTCAGCAATGACAAGAAGGCCAAAATTCTTGGCTTTGAGGTCGATGGATCATGGGAAGAAAAAGTCACCATTTCCCACGATTTCTGGATCACCTCGGTCACTTTCAGTGCTGATAGTCGCAGAGTGGTGACCACCAGTCACGATTACACAGCAAAAATCTTTGGTCTCAAGACGGGTGGTTCATGGGAAGAAGAAGCCACCATTTCTCACCATCTCAGTGTCAAATCAGCCATCTTCAGCCCCCATGGTTGCTATGTAATGACTATCGGTGACGATAACCTGGTGAAAATCTGTGGTCTGAAGCCTGATGGCTCATGGGAAGAAAAAATCACCATCTCCCATGATAACTATATCGGATCAGCCGCCTTCAGTGCCGATGGACGCCGAGTGGTGACCGCCAGTAAAGATGGAACGGCAAAAATCTATAGTCTCAAGATCGATGGATCCTGGAGGGAAGAAACTATCATTTCCCGTTATAACTGGGTCAGCTCAGCCTCCTTCAGCTCCGATGGCCGACATGTGGTGACCGCCACTGTGAATGGAACAGTAATAATCCATGGTCAGCAGGTTGATGGATCATGGGTCGAAAAAGCCATGATGCTACAGGATGCTTCAATTCGCTCAGCTACTTTTAGCACTGACGGTCACCATGTGCTGACCACCAGTGCTTTTGCACCCGTCGACCTGCTGCTGAAGAAGTATACGTTCAGTGCTTTTCCACGATCCATAAGCCCGCCACCTTGA
- the tnpA gene encoding IS200/IS605 family transposase: protein MPDYKSLTHTRWDCKYHIVFIPKKRQKVIYGSLRKFLGAIFHDLASRKGCEIVEGHLMRDHVHICISIPPKYSVSNVVGYLKGKCAIAIARHFKGKQRNFSGEHFWARGYFVSTVGLDEDVVREYIRNQEKNDETRDQLKLGFDTRPWAQ, encoded by the coding sequence ATGCCAGACTACAAAAGTCTGACTCATACTCGATGGGATTGTAAGTATCACATTGTCTTTATTCCCAAAAAAAGGCAAAAGGTTATTTATGGGAGCTTGAGAAAATTTCTGGGAGCCATTTTCCACGATCTTGCCAGTCGCAAAGGGTGTGAAATTGTGGAAGGGCATTTGATGCGAGATCACGTTCATATTTGCATTAGCATTCCGCCGAAATACTCTGTTTCCAATGTTGTTGGCTATTTGAAGGGTAAATGCGCAATAGCTATTGCGAGACACTTCAAAGGTAAGCAGAGGAATTTTTCTGGTGAGCATTTCTGGGCAAGAGGGTATTTCGTCAGCACAGTAGGTCTTGATGAAGATGTGGTTAGGGAATATATCCGAAATCAGGAGAAAAATGATGAAACACGAGATCAGCTGAAACTTGGTTTTGACACGCGCCCTTGGGCGCAATAA
- a CDS encoding F-box/WD repeat-containing protein, with the protein MHSEVSHTGISGSYSLPANLERLGVEESGVSACRSVTLPDTEINKTTSLHDLPEEITLKIIRLLELRDIARLQQVSSYLHRVIKNDHALAKAWYQRFSSPHQYQLKKILPAQDKEQLRNWLRPFTKDEALVKSLIKYRKTVYFPALFHFTRTELMSRCKTFHLDTKATIAHNIGVSSAVFSNHGRHLVTASYDNTAKIYGQEDDGKWVEKMTIFHDHFVDSATFSANDCHVLTVCGWDNKVKIHGMKADGSWEEKTTISHEDFVESATFSPDGCFVVTASNDNTAEIYGLGVDGSWEQKLTISHNRRITSATFSADSFHVVTGSYDMTSKILSREADGSWKEKATISHDNWVESATFSADDRHLVTMCWAFEVKIYSQENDGLWQEKLTIPHDRWVSSVIFSPDASRLLTASFDKTAKIFGLKADGSWSEETTISHSCGVHSAAFSPDGNYIVTVSEDKTAKICGPKDDGSWEEKVTISHRNSIISATFSPDGRSVVTASKDGTAKIYGLKTDGSWQEETTLSHDSRINTASFSPDGRHVLTATRDGSVKIYGQEMDGSWVEKAIIFHDGSIDSASFSSDGHHLVTTCTDGTVQIYRLSMNH; encoded by the coding sequence ATGCATTCTGAGGTTAGTCACACCGGCATATCCGGTTCATACTCGCTACCTGCCAATCTGGAACGACTGGGGGTTGAAGAATCGGGTGTCAGTGCCTGCAGGTCTGTCACTTTACCTGACACAGAAATAAATAAAACCACTTCATTGCACGATCTGCCCGAGGAAATAACCCTCAAAATTATTCGCTTGTTGGAACTTCGGGATATTGCCCGACTGCAACAGGTGTCGAGTTACTTGCACAGGGTTATTAAAAACGATCATGCTCTGGCAAAGGCATGGTATCAACGGTTTTCTTCACCACACCAATATCAACTAAAGAAAATCCTTCCTGCACAGGATAAAGAACAACTTCGTAATTGGCTGCGGCCGTTTACGAAGGACGAAGCCCTGGTAAAATCACTCATAAAATATCGAAAGACAGTTTATTTTCCTGCTCTATTCCATTTCACCAGAACTGAATTAATGTCTCGATGTAAAACATTCCATTTGGATACAAAAGCTACCATTGCACATAATATTGGAGTCTCATCAGCCGTCTTTAGCAACCATGGCCGCCATCTGGTGACGGCCAGTTACGACAACACGGCGAAAATATATGGTCAGGAGGACGATGGTAAATGGGTAGAAAAAATGACCATTTTCCATGATCATTTTGTCGATTCTGCCACCTTTAGTGCAAATGACTGCCACGTGTTGACCGTCTGCGGATGGGATAACAAGGTGAAAATCCATGGTATGAAAGCCGATGGGTCCTGGGAAGAAAAAACCACCATTTCCCATGAAGACTTCGTCGAGTCAGCTACTTTCAGCCCGGATGGCTGCTTTGTGGTGACCGCCAGCAACGATAACACGGCAGAAATCTATGGTCTGGGCGTTGATGGGTCATGGGAGCAAAAACTCACCATTTCTCATAATCGCCGGATCACCTCAGCCACCTTCAGCGCTGATAGCTTTCATGTAGTAACCGGCAGCTACGATATGACGTCGAAAATCCTTAGCCGGGAGGCTGATGGGTCATGGAAAGAAAAAGCCACCATTTCCCATGATAACTGGGTCGAATCAGCCACTTTCAGCGCCGATGACCGTCATTTGGTGACCATGTGTTGGGCTTTCGAGGTGAAAATCTACAGCCAGGAGAACGATGGATTATGGCAAGAAAAACTCACTATTCCCCACGATCGCTGGGTCAGCTCAGTCATATTCAGTCCTGATGCCAGCCGTCTGCTGACCGCCAGTTTCGATAAGACGGCGAAAATCTTTGGCCTGAAGGCCGATGGGTCATGGAGTGAAGAAACCACTATTTCCCACAGTTGTGGTGTCCATTCAGCCGCCTTTAGTCCCGATGGCAACTACATAGTAACCGTCAGTGAGGATAAGACGGCGAAAATCTGTGGTCCAAAGGATGATGGATCATGGGAAGAAAAAGTCACCATTTCCCATCGTAACTCAATCATCTCAGCCACCTTCAGCCCCGATGGACGCAGTGTGGTGACCGCCAGCAAAGATGGAACGGCAAAAATCTACGGTCTGAAGACTGATGGATCATGGCAGGAAGAAACCACCCTTTCCCATGATTCCCGGATCAATACAGCCTCCTTTAGTCCCGATGGTCGCCATGTGTTGACTGCCACTCGAGATGGTTCGGTAAAAATCTATGGTCAGGAGATGGATGGATCATGGGTCGAAAAAGCCATCATTTTCCATGACGGTTCGATTGACTCAGCCAGCTTTAGCTCTGATGGCCATCATCTGGTGACCACCTGTACCGATGGCACGGTGCAAATTTATAGGCTATCGATGAATCATTGA